The Trypanosoma brucei gambiense DAL972 chromosome 10, complete sequence genome has a segment encoding these proteins:
- a CDS encoding T. brucei spp.-specific protein translates to MSNTKWSIRFSGRGVLERSCCCFLRGGGIDSGRFEERDSNELSHHALCRIKIKKNWKIAQFHAMMDFFFSVSLGEVLSFMRRFMDFKSLTDTGIAFCLLVFYFPLPLFLILFLRLGFCGSNNMLVSTWRLYRGSEGGQCFAPVHVCVVITLWPHICTVVSELPLCIVCSSPLHTCRCR, encoded by the coding sequence ATGTCTAACACGAAGTGGAGTATACGGTTTAGCGGCCGTGGGGTATTGGAGAGgtcctgctgttgttttctcagggggggggggattgACTCAGGCCGGTTTGAAGAACGTGACAGCAATGAACTCAGCCACCATGCGCTGTgcagaataaaaataaaaaaaaactggaaaaTCGCTCAGTTCCATGCCATGatggacttttttttttccgtttccctCGGTGAGGTGCTGTCCTTTATGCGCCGATTCATGGATTTTAAATCCTTGACGGATACTGGAATTGCATTTTGTCTTCTGGTTTTCTATTTCCCGTTGCCCCTctttttgattctttttcttcgatTGGGGTTCTGTGGGTCGAATAATATGCTGGTTTCCACTTGGAGGCTCTACCGGGGCAGCGAAGGTGGCCAATGCTTCGCCCCCGTGCATGTGTGCGTTGTCATCACTCTCTGGCCTCATATTTGTACGGTCGTATCTGAACTGCCGCTTTGCATCGTTTGTTCATCTCCTTTGCATACATGCCGGTGCCgctaa